The Nitrosococcus watsonii C-113 genome includes the window GCTCAACCAAGCCGTAAGGTGATCTACCGTGGCCGCATGCCGACTCCCACGGGGACTCATCTCCAGAATGTCCCCATCCCACAATTCCACCCGGTCATCTTCCCGGAGGATACCGGACGCGGCCATCCGGTGGTACTCCTCAACGGTAAAAGCATGTCGTTTGTAACTGTTCCGCCAGCTAAAGCATGCGGCTTTCCACTGCACAAGGAGCACACTTATGCGCGAACATAGGCTGAGTTACAGCAGCCCTTCTGGCGATATTGCCAGCGGCGTTATGGTCTGCGTGATTACTGTGCCCGCATTCCACACACCGAAACTCAGACTGGGTTGGTCGGTTAGCTTTGTCGATACGGCCACAGGCCGGGCACTCGCGGCTAGTGTTGCGTGGGTCGACTATCACCACCGGCACGCCAGCACGTTTAGCCTTATACTCGATAAAGGCGCGAAGCTGAGCGAAGCCCCAGTTATGCAAGCGTTTCCTCTGCGCTTTGTTGGCCTTAACCCGTGCCCGGATATGCTTGAGATTTTCAAGTCCAATGCCGAGACGTGAGCGTTCCGCAAGGGAGACGATGCGTTTGGAGATACAATGGTTCTCGTATTTTTGAAACCGTTTCTGCCTGCCGCTTATGTGGCGAAGGCAGCGTTTAGCGGCCCGTGTGCCGAGGCGCTGCAAGGTGGCGCGTCGTTTGGCGTAACGCTCGCGGTAGGCTTGGACTTTAGCCCCGCAGTGCCTCTCACCCAGGCTGTCAGTGGCGATATTGACAATACCAAAATCCACACCCAA containing:
- a CDS encoding RNA-guided endonuclease InsQ/TnpB family protein; translated protein: MKLVANLKLTPTPAQERALRLTLERCNKACNWLSERAWESQMFRQYDLHKLTYQDLRAQFQLSAQVAVRCIAKVADAYKLNQKTKHTFRKHAAQPYDDRILRFVCDEKVSLWLLCGREKIGYTCGDHQRKLLEYRKGEVDLMFVRSQWYLAAVCDFDDPKLLTPEGMLGVDFGIVNIATDSLGERHCGAKVQAYRERYAKRRATLQRLGTRAAKRCLRHISGRQKRFQKYENHCISKRIVSLAERSRLGIGLENLKHIRARVKANKAQRKRLHNWGFAQLRAFIEYKAKRAGVPVVIVDPRNTSRECPACGRIDKANRPTQSEFRCVECGHSNHADHNAAGNIARRAAVTQPMFAHKCAPCAVESRML